A genomic window from bacterium includes:
- a CDS encoding PilZ domain-containing protein, translating to MEPLTPQKKRAKRIQKSFVARFRIHNEGDESYFDDSSKWNIVTIKNLSSSGIFFNYNEKIPVDTELELNISLPFISEPVHCLGKVCRVDEDKKYQAGLRKIPVYGIAVFFEIIDDNIKNAIDDFAENFCQNG from the coding sequence ATGGAGCCTTTAACTCCGCAGAAAAAAAGAGCCAAAAGAATTCAAAAATCATTTGTTGCAAGGTTTCGCATCCATAATGAAGGAGACGAATCATACTTTGATGATTCTTCGAAATGGAACATTGTTACTATAAAAAATTTGAGCTCGAGCGGGATTTTTTTTAACTATAATGAAAAAATACCTGTGGACACGGAATTAGAATTAAATATTTCACTGCCGTTTATTAGTGAACCAGTGCACTGTTTAGGCAAGGTGTGCCGGGTAGATGAAGACAAAAAATACCAGGCGGGATTAAGAAAAATTCCTGTTTATGGGATAGCCGTTTTTTTTGAGATAATAGATGATAATATAAAAAATGCCATAGATGATTTTGCGGAAAACTTTTGCCAGAATGGTTAG
- a CDS encoding phosphopantothenoylcysteine decarboxylase → MKKNLLGKNILITAGPTWTAIDKVRVLSNIASGRTGTEIAEYACKMGAKVTLLLGPAQILLDKKIAKNIRVLNFRYFDELFDLVKKEVRSGEYDIFIHSAAVSDYKPCKTFRGKIKSNQKLTIKLKPAEKIIDCIKKIDPAIFLVKFKLEVNKPDAQLIKTAYKSMKQSRADLVVANTPDIAKQKTFIINPSKQITEVPQRKKLPEYLFKAISRNL, encoded by the coding sequence ATGAAAAAAAATCTTTTAGGAAAAAACATTCTTATTACCGCGGGGCCCACATGGACCGCAATCGATAAGGTCAGGGTGCTAAGCAATATTGCAAGCGGCAGGACCGGGACGGAAATTGCAGAATACGCCTGTAAAATGGGCGCTAAGGTCACACTCCTGCTTGGTCCCGCGCAAATTTTGCTTGATAAAAAAATTGCAAAGAATATCAGGGTTTTGAATTTCAGATATTTTGACGAATTATTTGATTTAGTTAAAAAAGAGGTCAGAAGCGGAGAATACGACATATTTATTCACTCCGCGGCGGTTTCAGATTACAAACCTTGTAAAACTTTTCGCGGGAAAATAAAATCAAACCAGAAACTCACAATAAAACTGAAACCCGCTGAAAAAATCATAGACTGCATAAAAAAAATTGATCCAGCCATCTTTTTAGTCAAGTTTAAACTGGAAGTTAATAAACCGGATGCTCAATTGATAAAAACAGCGTATAAAAGTATGAAACAGTCAAGGGCAGATTTAGTTGTGGCTAATACCCCGGATATTGCAAAACAAAAAACTTTCATTATTAACCCGTCAAAACAAATAACCGAAGTTCCGCAAAGAAAAAAACTTCCGGAATATCTTTTTAAAGCAATCAGCCGCAATTTATAA